Genomic segment of Methanobacteriaceae archaeon:
AAACTGGCCAAGGAGTTGAGCCGTCAAAGCACTGGCAGAACTCTATATATTCTGGATGAACCAACCACCGGTCTGCACTTTGCAGATATCAGGAAACTACTCCATGTTCTGGGAAGGCTTCGTGATGGTGGTAACACCGTGTTGGTTATTGAACACAATCTAGATGTGATTAAAACCGCAGATTATATCATAGATCTGGGACCTGAAGGTGGAGATGGCGGTGGAAGGGTGGTTGCCCAGGGAACACCAGAGGAAATTGCTGCCAGTGGCTCTTATACAGGGGAATTTTTAAAAGAAGTTTTATCTGAAAGATATAACCCCCTGAATCAATTAACACAATCAAAAAGCAAAATTAGTGAGTCCACCACAGAAAATCGCTCGAAATAAGTAATCCCTTTTTATCTAACATAAATGAACCCTATTTTTTTTACTCCCTATTTTCACCGATTTTTGAAATTAGTTTTATTCATCTTTATTGCTTACATCAACAGAACGCTACGCAGTTATTTTGAAAAATATTGGATGAAATTAGATTAATTTAAAAAAAATGGAAAATTAAAAAGATTGGAAATTAATTAGATTTTAGCGAATGATTAATGTTAGATCAATTATGATTTCTTATCCGTAAATACAGATGAGGATCATTTATTTGACGGATTCTAAGATTATGAAGTAATCAATCATTTAATATGTCTGTGATTTATTTAATTCACTTTTTATTTATCTGAACTTTTTTTCATGTTTTCTCTTTTTTCATGTAAGTTTCTTCGTGCAAATTAATTCTGCAAATTAATTCAATATCGAATCGTTGTGATTATTCTCCCAAATTTTGGATGAAACATTTATAATGTTGTGAATAATGGGTAAATTACATGTATAATAAAGAACATAGATCAATTAAGAATTTAATAAATAAGGGGGTAGAGTATGGTCTTTAACCAAGTGTTAATAAGTTTTTTATGTGCCATTGAACCCGTTTACAATATTTTAACCATGTCTTTAAATGAAGATTACTTTCGTTTGCTAATGCTTATTGTGGTAGTGGTTCTGGTGGCCATACTTGCTGAAAGAATTGAAAAAATCAGAAAACTTAACGAATTGAATAATAAACTAAAAGAGCAAACAGAAAAACTGGAAGATGCAAATCAAGAATTAGAAGCCTTTGCATATTCAGTTTCCCATGATTTAAGAGTTCCATTACGAGCAATAGATGGTTTTTCTCGTATTCTAGTTGAAGATTATGAAGATAAACTGGATGAGGAGGGAATAAGGCTTCTGAACATAGTCAGGGATAACACAGCCAAAATGGGACACTTGATTGATGATATTCTACTACTATCCCGTGCCAGTCGTCAGGAAATGAAATTTAATGAAATTGATATGGCAGCTTTGGCAAAGAGTGTTTACGGAGAATTCCAGGGAGATGTTGAAGGAAGAAATGTGGAATTCAATGTGGGAAACCTGCCCAATGCTTATGGAGACCGGGCACTGCTGAGTCAGGTATTCCAAAACCTCATTGCCAATGCCATAAAATTCACGCGCAATAAAGATCCAGCGGTTATTGAGGTGGGTGGTAAGGTCGAGAAAAATGAAATTGTATATTATGTCAAAGATAATGGAGCCGGATTTGACATGAAATACATTAACAAACTATTCGGATTATTCCAACGACTGCACAGCCCCGAAGAATTTGAAGGAACTGGTGTTGGTCTTTCAATAGTTCAAAGAGTTATAAGACGACATGGAGGTCATGTTTGGGGAGAAGGTGCTGTCGATAAGGGCGCAACCATATACTTCACTCTTCCTAAAAATAAACCTAAAAAATAATCAAGATCATGGGAAATGAAAATCCCAAAACAGTGCAAGGAAAATGAAACAAAAAGTGAACTTATAAATCAAAAAAATGGAATATTAATAAAATGGAACTTTACTCATAAAAAAAAACAAAATATCAGTAACTTTGACTTTTTACACAGCGCAAAAAGGATTGATTTTTTTAATTAGATCAGGAAGGAATGGTGTTTTAATGGAATTGGAAGAAGCTGAAATATTATTAGTAGAGGATAATCCTACAGATGCTGAACTCACCATGAGAGCATTGAAAAGGAAAAACCTAGCAAATCAAGTCGTGTGGGTTAAAGATGGGGCAGAAGCCCTTGATTTCATTTTCGCTACTGGAGAGTACGAACATAGAAATGTGGATAACATTCCCAAACTTATCCTGCTTGATTTGAGGATGCCCAAGGTGGATGGCTTAGAGGTTCTGCAGAAGATCAAAGCTGATGAACGGACAAACAGCATCCCTGTGGTGGTTTTAACTTCCTCTCAGGAAGACAGAGATATTGTGGAAAGTTACAAGTTAGGTGTTAATAGTTATGTTAGTAAACCTGTAGAATTCGATGATTTCATTGAAGCAGTATCTACTTTAGGATTCTACTGGATGCTAATCAATAACCCCCCTTAAATCTTGTTTATAAGAATTTGATTTATGAAATCATAATACTAAATGATAATGATGATAATGTTACTTGTTACTTATAGAAATGTTACTATAGATAATTGTAAGGGAAATAGTTGCTGGAATAATAACTACTCTTAATAAATATTGATAAATATGCAGTAATAAATATGATTCATATGTGAAATATGATTCTTATGTGTTAGAATAAAATCAGTGATGCTATGGAAGAAATAATTAAAGTTCTTATCCTGGAAGATGTTCCCTTAGATGCAGAATTAATAGAAAGGGAATTGAAAAGGGGAGGGTTCACTTTCAATAGCCACCGTGTTGAAGGAGAAGAAGATTACCGGAGGGAAATCGAAGAGTGGCAACCCCATATTATCCTGGCAGACCACTCCCTACCCCAGTTTGATGGAGTATCAGCGCTCTACATAGCACAAGAAAAGACTCCCCACACACCATTCATTTTTGTCAGTGGCAAAATAGGGGAAGAATTTGCAGTTGAAATGCTCAAAAAAGGAGCCACAGATTATGTACTGAAACATAATCTCTCTAAATTAGGATATGCTGTTCGAAGAGCCTTAAAAGAAGCAAAAGAACACTATGAAAAAAAGATGGCAGAAAAAGCTCTTCTTGAGAGTGAAAAAAAATACCGGGCTCTTTTTGAAAAAACCAAAAACCCCATAATGGTATTTGGTGAAGATGGCAATTTCACAGATTTCAACGAGGCCGCAGTAAATTTTCTGGAAACAGAACCAGTAGAACTTCTAAAAAAGAAAATACAAGATTTCATCCCCCCTGAAACTGAGCCCATTGATCTTAAAGAATGGTTCGTCCAGCCAATAGTGGAGTTACCTTTAAAAATCAAAGACGAAATAAAAATTTTGGAGTTAACCATCACCCCAGTGGAATTAGGTGGAAATAATATTTTCTTCGGCACAGGACGGGATCTAACCGAACAGAAAAGGATGGAAAACGCTTTAAAAGAAAGTGAAGAAAAATATCGGTTACTTGTTGAAAATCAGACTGATATGGTTGTTAAATTCGACCCTGAAGGTAAAGTCCTCTTTGCCAGCCCATCCTACTGTGAAGTTCTGGGACGCACTGAAGAGAGTATTATTGGAAGTAATTTCCTGCCACTGGTGCATCAAGAAGATCAGAAAAAAACACACCGGGCACTGGATAAACTCCACCATCCCCCTTACGTTGTTTTCCTGGAGCACCGCCTCTTAACCATGAATGGATGGCGGTGGATTGCCTGGGCAGACAAAGCAATTATGAACCAGGACGATGAACTGGAAGCATTTGTTGGTGTGGGAAGAGATATAACCGAGCGCAAACTGGCTGAAGATAGGATAATGAGATCTTTAAAAGAGAAAGAGCTTCTTTTAAGAGAAGTGCATCATCGAGTGAAAAACAATCTTCAAATAATATCTACTCTCTTGAGTCTTCAATCATCACAGATTGATGATGAGGCTGTTATTGAACTTTACCGTCAAAGCCAAAACAGGATAATGTCCATTGCCCTGATACATGAAAATCTCTACCAGTCCGAAGATTTAACTAATATTAATTTTGCATATTATGTTAAAAATTTAATAAATGATCTTTTCCACTCATATGGTGTTGATCCTGATAAAATCAATATTAAAATGCAAATAAAAGACATTATTATGGGTATTGAGACAGCTATTCCCTGCGGACTTATAATTAATGAACTTATTTCCAACACCTTAAAACACGCATTTCCCACTGGCACTGGGGAAATAAATCTGGAATTGGCAGAAAAGGAAAAGGGAAAATATTTATTGAAAGTTAGAGACGATGGCAAGGCATTCCCCGAGGATTTCAATCTGAAATCCAGGCATACGCTCGGAATAAAACTCATCAAAAACCTTGTTAGTCAATTAGATGGAGAAATGTCGTTTGATAGGGAAAATAAAGAGTTCATTATTGATTTTGAGGAACTGAAATATGAGGAGCGGATTTGATGACCGAATCACGTATACTGGTTGTGGAAGACGAAGCAATAGTTGCCATGGGAATTAAACAGAAAGTAGAAGATCTGGGTCATCGAGTGGTGGATATTGTATACACAGGAGAAGATGCTGTTGAAACCGCTTTAGAAAAAAAACCTGACTTAATTTTAATGGATATTGTTCTCAAGGGGAGTATGGACGGTATAGAAGCCGCTGCCAAAATCCGCAACCAGCTTGATATACCCATAATCTACTTAACAGCCTACTCTGATGAGGAAGTTTTAGAAAGGGCCAGAATGACAGAGCCTTATGGATACATAATCAAGCCTTTCAAAAAGAGTGAACTTAATGCTAACATAGAAATGGCACTCTATAAACATGCTGAAGATGTTAAAAAAAGTGAAAACCTTAAAAAACAGGTTTTAGCAGATTTCTATGATTTCATTTTAAACTCTATGCCCACCACGGCAGATGCTTCAGATGCAGAAATTAGGAACACCTTGCTTAAAATCTTCGCAGCAAGGCTTGAAGAGGATTTAAGACCCCGTTTTGAACAGGAACTTGGAGATATAATTGAAGAACAAGGCCTGGATGATTTGAAAAGTATTTACAATGCATATCTGGACTGGGTAGCCAATCTGTTCGCAGATTTCGGTATTCAAACTAAAATTGAAGCTAAAGGCGCTGTACATCTTTTCAAATTCTTGAATTGCCCCTGGATTGAAGATGCCAAAAAGAAACCTGTTTTCTGTCTAAACTGCCAGGCCATTAATCAGCAAACCTTTGACTGGACAGGTATGGAAGGTAAAGTAGAAAAAAGAGCCACAATTGCTGATGGTTCAGATGCTTGTGTCTTCAAATACGTTGTTCCATTTATGAAGAAGGAATAAAGGTCATAAAAAGTATTGGATTTATCAAAAAATTAAAATAATAATAAATGAATAAATGATTTAATGATTTAATGCCAAAATGTGGGTTAAACTCTGAACCAGAGGCAAATAATGGTTTTTGATCCAATTCAATAAGTGTCAAATTGTTAAGATTTTTGATGTTTTCTAGAATAATGATGAGAGAGTAAAAAAATCTTTTTGGCAACTAATGCTTGAAGATTCTTTTTGAAAGTAATTTAACTCATTCAGCGAATATTGTTGTTATTAAATAACTGATTTTACATTACTAACTTGAAAAATACATATATACTAATTCAAAGACTTGGAAAGATAATTGTTAGATATTTCTAAATTTAATATGGAAAGGGACTATAATAAAAAGATTTTAATTAAATACAGATAAATAAATATTAAAAAATCATTTTGATTTTATTAAAAATAGTGGATATGGATATTAATTAATATTGGTGATTTTATGAGCCTGATTATGACATATGTAGGGAGCAAAGGATGTGTAATGGCTGGTGACAAGCGAAGCATAGGTTTTCTTGGTGATAAAAATCAAAGAGAGGTTCTTGAAGAAGATTTGTACTCTGGGAAGATTCAAACTACTGATGAGCTCCTTAAAAGAGCAGATGAGCTTGATATAAATCTTAAAATAACGGATAATGGGGAGAAGATTCGTAATCTGGGTGAAGTTCTGGTTGGTGAGGTTAAAGTTCGCGCAACCCATGAAACAAAACGTAAAAGGATTTACGCCACCACCAATGGTTTTCACCAGGTTGAACTAACTGGTTCCCAGATAAATAAAATGCAAAGTGGTAAAAGCTCCATTGTTATTTTCGGAAATAAAATCACCAAAGAAATAGCCAATAAACGTTTGAAAAAGTATTGGAAATCTAAAATTAGCCTGGTGGAAGTGGGAGAAATCTTCCAAAAGGTTATGGAAGACGTGGCCCAAGCCACACCCTCAGTGAGTCCAGAGTATGATATATTCATTATCCACCCTCAACTGGAACATAAACAGGCCATGGAACTATTAAGAACCACTATCCTCAGTGATGTGAAGGAACTGGAAAAATGGAGAGAAAAGCTCCGGCAGGAAATGCTGGCAAAATCACGAGATATTCAAATGGCATCCAAGATCATAACTCAGGGGGAGGTGGGAAGAGTTAAAAAGGCTGAAGGGGATAAAGTTGAAGTAATTCTCTCTGAGGGTGTTGAAGCATTGAATATGGATTGGGAAGTCCTTGCCCGTGCAGGAGACTCGGTCATCATGAAACTGGAACAAGCTTCACCCCTAAATATTGGTGATTTGGTGGTAATTGAAGATGAAAATCTATGTGTCAAGAAGAATAAAGCTGCTTTAAGCTGTGATATCATTTTATGCAAAGCAGATTAAAAGATATTTAAAAAGTTTATTGGAAAGGTATTATTTGAATTTTTAATTAAAAAAGAATTAATTAAAAAAATAATTCCCTGAATAAATTTAACCCTTTAACCAGATAATAAACTTAAAGTATAAAATCAAGGTGAATATATGAAGTTAACCTTTTTAGGAAGTGGTGGTGGACGATTTCGCTACTATAACCCAGCGCAGGATGACCGGCGGATTTAGAATCGATGGTATTGACGGGAAAAACCTGCACCTGGATCCTGGGCCTGGGGCTCTGGTAAGAAGTTACCAGTTCGGTGTGAACCCCCTAAAACTCCACGGAATCCTGGTATCACACTCTCACACCGACCATTATAGCGATGCTGAGGTCTTAATTGAGGCCATGACTCGGGGTATGACCAGAAATAAGGGGCTGGTTATTGGGAGTCAGAGTGTTATACATGGTTACAAAAAGTGGGGACCATGCATATCCCATTATCATTTGAGTAAACCAAGGGTGGAAGTTATGGAAGCTAGGCAAGTACTCCGACTGGATAATTTGAAGGTTACTGCCACCCCTACCAAACATGGTGATCCTAAAAATATTGGTTTTCGTCTGGAATGGGATGGATTCACTCTTTCCTACACCTCTGATACCGCCTACTTCGAAGAACTCAGCAAACATCATCAAAAATCTGATGTTCTGATTGCAAGTGTGATAAGGCCTCAGGATGAAAAAATCAGGGGCCATATGTGCGCTAATGAATTTAAAAAACTAATTGAAGAGACTTCACCTAAAATGGCTATCATCACCCATCTGGGTATGAAGCTCATCACTGATCACCCTGTTGAGGAAGCTAGAAGATTAACTGAGGAAACTGGAACAGAAACGATTGCTGCCCAGGACGGAATGGTAATAGATTTGGACCAATTCCGGGCTAAACAGCAGACCCTTGATGAATATTAAATGGATGTATATCTGAACAAGCATCATAATTATAAATAATAAAATCCAATTCGGTAAATAATTCTAAGAATATAATTCTTGGAATAATTGCCTCGGTGGCTCAGTCTGGTAGAGCGCGTGACTCGTAATCTCGTGGTCGGGGGTTCAAATCCCCCCCGAGGCTTTTAAATTTCAATTTTTAAAAAAACCAACGGAATAATATTAATAGTCAAGATATGTATAAACGACTTAATCCTTAAAGCCTTAATCCTTAAAGAATGCTTAAAAATTTAAAACTTGCTAATACTTTGAATCAATAATTCCAAAACAGGTGTAAGTGAATGGATTTAACCTTCTTATTCGTTCAAAGAGGTGTTGGTTTTACACTGGGTTTATTATTATTTTACACGACTTTGAAGTTGCTTAATGCCCTTAAAAATAAAGAAATCGCCATGTCAATGGTTTTTTT
This window contains:
- a CDS encoding PAS domain S-box protein; translation: MEEIIKVLILEDVPLDAELIERELKRGGFTFNSHRVEGEEDYRREIEEWQPHIILADHSLPQFDGVSALYIAQEKTPHTPFIFVSGKIGEEFAVEMLKKGATDYVLKHNLSKLGYAVRRALKEAKEHYEKKMAEKALLESEKKYRALFEKTKNPIMVFGEDGNFTDFNEAAVNFLETEPVELLKKKIQDFIPPETEPIDLKEWFVQPIVELPLKIKDEIKILELTITPVELGGNNIFFGTGRDLTEQKRMENALKESEEKYRLLVENQTDMVVKFDPEGKVLFASPSYCEVLGRTEESIIGSNFLPLVHQEDQKKTHRALDKLHHPPYVVFLEHRLLTMNGWRWIAWADKAIMNQDDELEAFVGVGRDITERKLAEDRIMRSLKEKELLLREVHHRVKNNLQIISTLLSLQSSQIDDEAVIELYRQSQNRIMSIALIHENLYQSEDLTNINFAYYVKNLINDLFHSYGVDPDKINIKMQIKDIIMGIETAIPCGLIINELISNTLKHAFPTGTGEINLELAEKEKGKYLLKVRDDGKAFPEDFNLKSRHTLGIKLIKNLVSQLDGEMSFDRENKEFIIDFEELKYEERI
- a CDS encoding methanogen output domain 1-containing protein, giving the protein MTESRILVVEDEAIVAMGIKQKVEDLGHRVVDIVYTGEDAVETALEKKPDLILMDIVLKGSMDGIEAAAKIRNQLDIPIIYLTAYSDEEVLERARMTEPYGYIIKPFKKSELNANIEMALYKHAEDVKKSENLKKQVLADFYDFILNSMPTTADASDAEIRNTLLKIFAARLEEDLRPRFEQELGDIIEEQGLDDLKSIYNAYLDWVANLFADFGIQTKIEAKGAVHLFKFLNCPWIEDAKKKPVFCLNCQAINQQTFDWTGMEGKVEKRATIADGSDACVFKYVVPFMKKE
- a CDS encoding DUF2121 domain-containing protein — protein: MSLIMTYVGSKGCVMAGDKRSIGFLGDKNQREVLEEDLYSGKIQTTDELLKRADELDINLKITDNGEKIRNLGEVLVGEVKVRATHETKRKRIYATTNGFHQVELTGSQINKMQSGKSSIVIFGNKITKEIANKRLKKYWKSKISLVEVGEIFQKVMEDVAQATPSVSPEYDIFIIHPQLEHKQAMELLRTTILSDVKELEKWREKLRQEMLAKSRDIQMASKIITQGEVGRVKKAEGDKVEVILSEGVEALNMDWEVLARAGDSVIMKLEQASPLNIGDLVVIEDENLCVKKNKAALSCDIILCKAD
- a CDS encoding MBL fold metallo-hydrolase, translating into MVDDFATITQRRMTGGFRIDGIDGKNLHLDPGPGALVRSYQFGVNPLKLHGILVSHSHTDHYSDAEVLIEAMTRGMTRNKGLVIGSQSVIHGYKKWGPCISHYHLSKPRVEVMEARQVLRLDNLKVTATPTKHGDPKNIGFRLEWDGFTLSYTSDTAYFEELSKHHQKSDVLIASVIRPQDEKIRGHMCANEFKKLIEETSPKMAIITHLGMKLITDHPVEEARRLTEETGTETIAAQDGMVIDLDQFRAKQQTLDEY
- a CDS encoding two-component sensor histidine kinase; translated protein: MVFNQVLISFLCAIEPVYNILTMSLNEDYFRLLMLIVVVVLVAILAERIEKIRKLNELNNKLKEQTEKLEDANQELEAFAYSVSHDLRVPLRAIDGFSRILVEDYEDKLDEEGIRLLNIVRDNTAKMGHLIDDILLLSRASRQEMKFNEIDMAALAKSVYGEFQGDVEGRNVEFNVGNLPNAYGDRALLSQVFQNLIANAIKFTRNKDPAVIEVGGKVEKNEIVYYVKDNGAGFDMKYINKLFGLFQRLHSPEEFEGTGVGLSIVQRVIRRHGGHVWGEGAVDKGATIYFTLPKNKPKK
- a CDS encoding response regulator translates to MELEEAEILLVEDNPTDAELTMRALKRKNLANQVVWVKDGAEALDFIFATGEYEHRNVDNIPKLILLDLRMPKVDGLEVLQKIKADERTNSIPVVVLTSSQEDRDIVESYKLGVNSYVSKPVEFDDFIEAVSTLGFYWMLINNPP